Proteins from a single region of Haemorhous mexicanus isolate bHaeMex1 chromosome 4, bHaeMex1.pri, whole genome shotgun sequence:
- the RRH gene encoding visual pigment-like receptor peropsin produces MHWNDSSNSSESDNEAHSAFTQTEHNIVAAYLITAGVISICSNIVVLGIFVKYKELRTATNAIIINLAFTDIGVSGIGYPMSAASDLHGSWKFGYTGCQIYAALNIFFGMASIGLLTVVAVDRYLTICRPDIGRRMTTRSYATLILAAWINAVFWSSMPTAGWASYAPDPTGATCTVNWRKNDASFISYTMSVIAVNFVVPLTVMFYCYYNVSRTMKQYASSNCLESINIDWSDQVDVTKMSVVMIIMFLVAWSPYSIVCLWSSFGDPKKISPAMAIIAPLFAKSSTFYNPCIYVIANKKFRRAILAMVRCQTRQEITINNALPMSVSQSALTSQNSSHLPA; encoded by the exons ATGCATTGGAATGACTCGTCCAATTCCTCAGAAAGTGACAATGAAGCTCATTCAGCCTTCACACAGACTGAGCACAACATAGTTGCAGCTTACTTAATAACAGCAG GAGTGATAAGCATTTGCAGTAACATTGTTGTGTTAGGCATCTTTGTTAAGTACAAAGAGCTTCGGACAGCAACCAACGCAATTATTATCAACTTGGCTTTTACTGATATTGGTGTTAGTGGCATTGGTTACCCCATGTCTGCGGCCTCAGACTTGCATGGAAGCTGGAAATTTGGATATACTGGATGCCAG atCTATGCTGccttaaatatcttttttggGATGGCGAGTATTGGTTTGCTGACTGTTGTTGCTGTTGATCGTTACCTGACCATCTGCAGGCCTGACATAG GAAGAAGAATGACCACCCGTAGCTATGCCACTCTCATCCTTGCTGCTTGGATAAATGCAGTCTTCTGGTCTTCCATGCCTACTGCAGGCTGGGCCAGCTACGCTCCGGATCCCACCGGAGCAACGTGCACTGTAAATTGGAGGAAAAATGATGC GTCCTTTATTTCCTACACAATGAGTGTAATTGCTGTTAATTTTGTTGTGCCCTTAACAGTCATGTTTTACTGTTATTACAATGTTTCCCGGACAATGAAACAATATGCCAGCAGTAACTGCCTGGAGAGCATTAACATAGATTGGTCTGACCAAGTAGATGTGACAAAG ATGTCTGTTGTGATGATTATAATGTTCTTGGTGGCATGGTCTCCATATTCTATTGTGTGTTTGTGGTCTTCCTTTGGAGACCCAAAGAAAATTTCTCCTGCAATGGCCATCATAGCTCCTCTCTTTGCAAAATCTTCCACATTCTATAATCCCTGCATTTATGTCATTGCAAACAAAAA GTTTCGGAGGGCGATCCTGGCAATGGTGCGATGTCAGACAAGGCAAGAGATAACCATAAACAATGCTTTGCCCATGAGTGTGTCTCAAAGTGCACTGACATCGCAGAACTCCAGTCATTTGCCTGCATAA
- the LRIT3 gene encoding leucine-rich repeat, immunoglobulin-like domain and transmembrane domain-containing protein 3 has product MYLFICFYLLMSFFEELHGFCPSQCTCVYHGRSDGTGTRSVLCNDPDMYEIPVNVPVDTVKLRIEKTVIRRIPTEAFYYLVDLKYLWVTYNCVANIDISSFYNLKQLHELRLDGNLLSTFPWESLAEMPNLRTLDLHNNKLTSIPADAGRYLRNLTYLDLSSNKLTTLPSDLMDIWPPFSGAIVSKNTDILVTQRVILGFQDNPWFCDCRISKLIEFSKIVDTSVVLLDPLVSCSGPESLAGILFQRAELEQCLKPSVMTSATKITSPLGSNVLLRCDATGYPTPQLTWNRSDNIPVNYTVIQETPGEGVRWSIMSLTGISYKDAGEYRCKAKNLAGMSEAAVTVTVVGVVTTTVSPQKFGRKPEAEKQNTTQEESKQEPERTTTPLPITPTTTALVSTERSTSMTFTDKKQSRLMLDGKKVSKAVTNGSKKLIGDSRKKDTPLSTAGTAEQNVTVKNLRVISESDERVTLTWKTVNATGNSAVTVLYSKYGEKDMLPLSTDSNKNKVTIDGLQPSTQYMACVSPKGVPPTKEQCVVFSTDGLNDESSSEFSILIVASSAACVVALPLIFFLLYKVLKLHLKPKSAKEAELAKETYVQFETLSLKPRALGAGDQLWARRYTDESERLLLCSRSSMDSQMTFKSEGSRSEYLC; this is encoded by the exons ATGTATCTGTTTATTTGCTTCTACCTCCTAATGAGTTTTTTTGAAGAACTTCATGGCTTTTGTCCTTCACAATGCACTTGTGTTTACCATGGCAGAAGTGATGGCACTGGAACAAg GTCTGTACTCTGTAATGACCCTGACATGTATGAGATCCCTGTGAATGTTCCTGTGGATACTGTAAAGCTGCGTATAGAGAAAACGGTCATACGAAGGATTCCGACTGAAGCCTTTTACTACCTGGTAGATCTCAAATACCTGTGGGTCACTTACAACTGTGTCGCCAACATTGATATCAGCAGCTTCTATAACTTGAAACAGCTGCATGAGCTGAGGCTGGATGGTAATCTGCTCTCAACTTTCCCTTGGGAATCCCTGGCCGAGATGCCCAACTTACGGACTCTGGATCTCCACAACAACAAGCTGACCAGCATTCCCGCTGATGCTGGCCGCTACCTGAGAAACCTCACCTACCTGGACCTATCCAGCAACAAGCTGACCACCTTGCCATCAGACCTCATGGACATTTGGCCCCCCTTCTCAGGAGCTATTGTGTCCAAGAACACAGACATTCTGGTGACACAGAGAGTAATCTTGG GTTTTCAGGACAACCCGTGGTTTTGTGACTGTCGCATTTCAAAGCTAATTGAATTTTCTAAAATTGTGGACACCTCCGTTGTACTTCTTGATCCATTGGTTTCATGTAGTGGACCTGAGAGCCTGGCAGGAATCCTGTTCCAGAGAGCTGAGTTAGAGCAGTGTCTTAAACCATCTGTGATGACCTCGGCCACAAAAATCACCTCCCCTCTGGGCAGCAACGTCCTGCTGCGCTGTGACGCCACGGGGTACCCAACACCACAGCTCACTTGGAATAGGTCAGACAACATTCCAGTGAACTACACAG TAATTCAAGAAACTCCTGGAGAGGGTGTCAGGTGGTCCATAATGAGCTTGACAGGAATTTCATACAAGGACGCAGGAGAATACAGATGTAAAGCCAAGAACTTGGCAGGAATGTCAGAAGCTGCTGTGACTGTCACAGTGGTTGGTGTAGTTACTACAACTGTATCACCACAGAAGTTTGGGAGGAAGCCAGAGGCTGAGAAGCAGAATACAACTCAGGAGGAATCCAAGCAGGAACCCGAGAGGACAACCACACCTCTTCCCATCACACCGACCACCACAGCTCTGGTGAGCACTGAAAGGTCAACCAGCATGACATTTACTGACAAAAAGCAATCCAGGCTCATGTTAGATGGAAAGAAAGTTTCAAAGGCAGTGACAAATGGAAGCAAAAAGCTGATTGGAGATTCAAGAAAGAAGGATACTCCATTGAGTACAGCAGGTACAGCTGAGCAAAATGTTACTGTGAAGAACCTAAGAGTGATCAGTGAATCTGATGAAAGAGTGACCTTAACTTGGAAAACTGTCAATGCCACAGGCAACTCTGCTGTGACTGTGTTATATTCCAAGTATGGTGAGAAAGATATGTTGCCTCTCAGCACTGATTCTAACAAAAACAAAGTCACAATCGATGGCTTGCAACCTAGTACTCAATATATGGCATGTGTCTCACCCAAAGGCGTGCCACCTACAAAAGAGCAGTGTGTTGTTTTCTCCACTGATGGGTTAAATgatgaaagcagctctgagttTTCTATTCTGATAGTGGCCAGCAGTGCAGCATGTGTGGTTGCTTTACCTTTGATATTTTTCTTACTCTACAAAGTTTTAAAACTTCATTTGAAACCAAAATCTGCAAAGGAAGCTGAACTTGCAAAAGAGACTTATGTGCAATTTGAAACACTGTCTCTGAAGCCTCGAGCACTGGGTGCAGGAGACCAGCTCTGGGCACGAAGGTACACGGATGAGTCAGAAAGACTTCTCCTTTGCTCTAGGTCAAGCATGGATTCTCAAATGACCTTCAAAAGTGAGGGCTCCAGGTCTGAGTATCTGTGCTGA